Within the Erigeron canadensis isolate Cc75 chromosome 6, C_canadensis_v1, whole genome shotgun sequence genome, the region TtgacatgataaataaaaaacaactaacTTAATCAATACACATATTATGTATCCATTTAATCGATCACTTTATCCAGATACTTAATGGATAAATAAACAAACGTGTGTATCACTTATCAACGGATAGATAGATGAAAAAAAGAAGGGGTCGGAAGCTTACATCATTAAGAAGCAAGTCCCGTGGTTCGAGCATGTGAATAACATCTCCAATTTTAGGTCGATTTTCAACATCTGAATCCACGCATCGAAGAGCAATCAAGATCATTCTTTTGAGATCGGTTAAGGATGGCGGTTCATGCAGTCTAGCGTCTACTATATCATCAAAGTTTTGATTGCTAACCTTGCTTTTTATCCAATCTACCAAgtattcctatatatataaaattagcaATATTGAGtaattaacttctttttcaagattatatattggtagataaataGTAGAGTACTATTACGGATGAGTAATAACAAATTAACAGGCGGGAGAACCCAAACCTTTCTGCCGAATTCTTTATATTCGACGGGGGCTCTTCCTGAAATAATCTCCATTATGAGAACCCCGAAACTATACATATCAGTTTTCTCGTTTAAGGCGCGTGTGTAAACATATTCAGGAGCAATATAACtgaaaaaagaacaaaaaacaaTAGATAAGTGCGTAATATATGTGTCAATTCAATCTGAGTTTTGACACAAGGTATAGTACGCTGGCAAACTAACCCCGACATTCCAGTGAGAGGATGAGACGTGGATGGAGTTGGTCCAAGATCCAGAAGCCTTGTTGTACCAACATTTGATATCCTAGGATTCCAACGATGATCTACTAGTATACTACTAGACCTCAACTGTTGATGTATGACAATGGGTTCGCAATCCTCGTGTAAATACACTAAGCTGCAAATTTTTAAGACGGTTAACATGCATGAGATTCGTACGTTCAGATACAATAATTAATCgttcatatatctatatatttataggctggctagctagctagtaattATTGATCAAGACATTTTCTTACGTACGTACGTACCCTTTTGTGATTCCGAGTATAATGTTCATCCGAATGTTCCACGTTAAAGAGCTGACCCTTGCTACAGATCCATGAAGCCATTGGTGTAGATTCCCATTGTTAACGTACTCGTACACAAGCAtccttaaaaaacaaattaatttatttgatacaCGATATCAATCTAATTAATACTCCTTAACAATTTTTGTTACTTACTATATATGCATGGGCAAATTGCTTGGTACTTAATTTCATGATGATAAAAAGGAGTCACGTACCAATTAATCGctttgaaacatatatatgagaGGGTAAGGCCGGTTCTTATAAGGGAGTCCTCCCTTCGTTCTTCAATTCAAAGACGTAGGACACGGGAGTCCTATGCCCAACGTCCTTCAAATTAGTCCTCCGAGGGACTACTCAAGACTCTCCATTATGGGGTCAGCTGtacttcttttttaattttattttatatatgtgtggtgtatatatgtgtgtgtgagataaattataaaataattgatgatgtggcgGTAGTCGGGAGTCCTCCTTCTATTTAAGAATTGAACCGGCCTAATATGATCGATGGTTTGTGATGGCATCCCTTATTTGCTTCGCAAAGCGTACGTTGCTATTTTTAGGCAATATGTCCTTCTTTAATTAGTTGGATTATACTGTAACTATGAATAACTTTGTTGCCAAAAAATACAAATAGATAATGAAATAAGCACCACGGCGTACGTACCTTTTGTCTCCTTCAATGGAGTATCCAAGTAATTTCACCAGATTTACATGTCTAATGCACCAAATGGCCTCCACTTGTTCGATGAATTCCTCATCATTAGTACTAATTCACAATGAGATCGACCCAATGAATTAAACTTTCATGTACGTGTAAATTTCATTCGAAATAAAGTGTACGTATAGAAATTGAGTACTAGCTAATTACCTGATGTTGATTAATTTCTTAACAGCAACTCTCTTACCATCAAACAAAATACCACGATAAGCCATCACTCCATACTCTCCACTTGCAATGACACTCCCATCCCCGAATCCATTTGTTGCTATATCAATTTCCCTTGAATTATAATTCATGCATCGCCACGCACTACTACTACTAGTACCACAGctacttcttcttctactttgcatataattattatgatgGTCTACCAAATGAATACTACCGCCGCCACTTCCCCACCAATTGTGGCGATCCGAGTAAAGCACTCGTTCGTCCTGTGTTCCAATGTCCCAACCGCTTTGTGGCAGCAACCTTCTTTCCATCACGAGGCCACTGGGATTTCTACTACTCTTGAGCTTTTTCTTCTGGCGCCGTAGAAATGACCATAAACATAAAAACGCGAATAGGAGAATGGCGGTGACTAAACCGATACAGATTATGATTATCATCCATAGTTTAAGCCCGAAGAATGGTGTTTGATCGAAAAGGTGACCAGTAAGTGACGAAGCTGACATCGACATTGATTATTGTTGATTTAGGGTTTACAAAATTCGTGAATTACATTTGAGAGAGAGTATATATGGTTATTCTGAAATTAAGTGTTAATGAGTTTAAAATCTCATTTATCTGGAAAAAACGTAATATCGTGATGTGATTTAGTTAACAAACTTCACGCCTTTAAGTGACGCAAAAACAAACGCatatacatttttaaataatcGTTACAAAAAACATCTCTTTATCtatctatttaattaattaatatttaatttaaaagaagTAACATGacattatatcatatatatatatatatatgagttaattactgaaatggtacttcacgtttgcgccatattactggtttcatatctttccttttgaaattacgctgatcatacccaacgtatgcaaatctccactcagaccatactggaggctaacgccgtcagctggccgttaaaacctcccccacgtgacttgcacgtgaggggtaaatatgtaatatcgcgtttcctaattactgaaatggtacctaacgtttgcacgatattgctggtttcatacctatatgtttcttaattacttaaatggtacctaatgtttagttattaatttatttttattttttttaatttgtttttttttcttttataaaaattctccaa harbors:
- the LOC122604985 gene encoding probable serine/threonine-protein kinase At1g01540, which translates into the protein MSMSASSLTGHLFDQTPFFGLKLWMIIIICIGLVTAILLFAFLCLWSFLRRQKKKLKSSRNPSGLVMERRLLPQSGWDIGTQDERVLYSDRHNWWGSGGGSIHLVDHHNNYMQSRRRSSCGTSSSSAWRCMNYNSREIDIATNGFGDGSVIASGEYGVMAYRGILFDGKRVAVKKLINISTNDEEFIEQVEAIWCIRHVNLVKLLGYSIEGDKRMLVYEYVNNGNLHQWLHGSVARVSSLTWNIRMNIILGITKGLVYLHEDCEPIVIHQQLRSSSILVDHRWNPRISNVGTTRLLDLGPTPSTSHPLTGMSGYIAPEYVYTRALNEKTDMYSFGVLIMEIISGRAPVEYKEFGRKEYLVDWIKSKVSNQNFDDIVDARLHEPPSLTDLKRMILIALRCVDSDVENRPKIGDVIHMLEPRDLLLNDVSFRPLLFFIYLSVDK